A region of Dictyostelium discoideum AX4 chromosome 1 chromosome, whole genome shotgun sequence DNA encodes the following proteins:
- the tspA gene encoding tetraspanin family protein, with protein sequence MVDTSNLLPQTPRLLKVPLIILNIILWILGLVLVIVGGICVSFLSNFKDFTKASDAKSALSNLTTSIPAGVLVIGILFVIFTVVGCFVAYKEKLVGLVIYCAVMLILLVILIGVGGKAITLHNDDIINEVGGAWEHVANGTKNSTLTRLENFLKCCKWSNVSIDSSDLCPKDGDKIKYEGHYCGEALSDQFSSKIYAVGAAGLAIGIIELVAILFSLFLIIRICRSPRTRSYDQY encoded by the exons atggTAGATACATCAAATCTTTTACCACAAACACCAAGACTTTTAAAAGTcccattaattattttaaatattatccTTTGG aTTCTTGGTTTAGTTTTAGTTATTGTTGGTGGTATTTGTGTTAgctttttatcaaatttcaaaGATTTCACAAAAGCCAGTGATGCTAAATCAGCTCTTTCAAATCTTACAACCAGTATTCCAGCTGGTGTTTTAGTTATTGGTATCCTCTTTGTAATTTTCACTGTTGTTGGTTGTTTCGTTGC ttACAAAGAGAAATTAGTTGGTTTAGTAATCTATTGTGCAGTaatgttaattttattagttattttaattggtgttggtggtaaaGCTATAACATTACACAATGATGATATCATTAATGAAGTTGGTGGTGCTTGGGAACATGTTGCCAATGGTACAAAGAATAGCACCCTCACTCGTCTCGAAAATTTCTTAAAATGTTGTAAATGGTCAAACGTCTCAATAGACTCTTCAGATTTATGTCCAAAAGAtggtgataaaattaaatatgaaGGTCACTATTGTGGTGAAGCTTTAAGTGACCAATTCAGTTCAAAAATCTATGCTGTTGGTGCTGCTGGTTTAGCCATTGGTATCATTGAACTCGTTGCCATCCTTTTCTCATTATTCTTAATTATTCGTATTTGTCGTTCACCAAGAACTCGTTCATATgatcaatattaa